Genomic segment of Paenibacillus polymyxa:
GACAGAGAGCATCTTTGACCCTCAGGCTTACCCGGTTCGCAAGGGCGGGAAGGACGATTTTACATATCAGGAGGCTAAACGGCAGGCAGAAGCAGTTTTTATGCAGCAAGCTACATTCCCTGTAGTTGCTGTTCGTTTTCCGATTGTATTGGGGACAGACGATTATACGAAAAGACTTCACTTTCATATCGAACATGTTCGTGAAGGAATAGAAATCGGAGTCCCTAATTCCGCAGCACAAATCTCATTTATTCGTTCCGATGAAGCCGCAGATTTTCTGTTTTGGCTTGGTCACACTCCTTTAACAGGGCCTGTAAATGCTTGCTCCGACGGTACAGTGAGGATTGGAGAGCTCATTTCGATCATTGAGCAGGTAACGGGAAAACAAGCTGTGATGAAAGAAAAAACAGCAGACGAGCACATGTCTCCATTTGGTATTACACAATCGTGGTACATGGATACGTCCAAAGCCCAGTCAGAGGGGTACTCATTTCTCTCCCTACATGAATGGCTTCCAGAACTGGTAACCAGCCTGAACCGTTCTTATAAATCATAAAAAAAGAGGACCCGAAGCTTCGAGTCCCAGCAATATATATAATTCAAAGGGGGTCATGTCTATGTTGTACCCACTCTATGTTAAAGTAACTTTGCAGTTATGTTTCATTTTTGTAACAAACTGAAATACAAATGAGCCCAGCCAAGGCAAGAAGGCCACTCGCCGCCACAGAGATAGAGAATGCCCTAATATAATCTGACAATTTAGCTTCTGAAAGCGTGTGATGAAGCGAGGAAGAGAACAAGAACCCGATCAAAGCGACTCCCAACGAATTAGCCAAGTACATAAAGGTCGTGAACAAGCCTGAGCCCGTTCCTGCCTCTTTAGCCGATACAGCACCCAGGACGACATGAGCCAGTGGCGTTGTGGCCATTCCGAGACCCAAACCATATACACCTAGTATCATGATAATTTGAATATGAAATAGGTGGAACGCATCTAGATGTAACGATCCAATGAGCAGAAAGCTACAAATCCCCATGATTAGCATACCTGATTTCAGCACCTTGCTCCCCCACCTCTTAACCAGCCTAGACGACCATAATGAGGTAAGAAAAAAGCCAACACCTAGCGGTAAAAAGACCATACTTGTGGATCGAACATTGTATTTCAAACCGGATTGTACATAATAATTCAAAATAAAGAAGAACGAAAACATACTAAGATAGATGACAATTACCGTCAATATCCCTGCGCCGAATGACCTCTTTCTAAATATAGATAGACGAATAAAAGGCGAGCCTCCCTTCTTTTCTTTTCCCATTTGCGTAACTATAAAAGCAACCAAAACCAGAATGGACAACAGCAGACAACCCCATGTCCATGAAGCCCAGCCCTGCTTTTGTCCGGTTGTCAACGGATAGACAAACAACAATAAACCAAGAAGCAACAGAAAAGCCCCTGCCCAATCCATGTTTGGCACGGATCTGCCATAGGATTCCGAAATAATAGGACAAAAGAGTAACACTAACAGCCCAAAGGGAACATTAAAAAAGAAAATAATACGCCAACCCAGGCCAAAAAGGTTCCAGTCTACCAAAAATCCACCCAGAATTAAACCAAGTGTAAACCCAACCCCAATGATAGCTCCATAAATCGCAAATACCAGCCCTTTCTCTCTGGGAAGAAAGCTGCTTTGCATGATAGATAGAACCTGAGGTTGAATCATGGCAGCTGATATCCCTTGAAGCACACGGATCATAATGATTAACATAGGGTGCGATACGATCCCTCCTAACAAAGCCATCAATGTAAAACCCAACACCCCGATGCATAACATGCGTCTTCTACCATACATATCTCCTAGTTTGCCACCCAATATCAAGGCCACAGCCAATCCCAGAGAATAGCCCGTAAATATGAGCTGTGCCTCCGAAAAGCTGGCGTGCAGGTCCGCCTGCATCATCGGAAGGGCAACCTGCATCATATAGGTATTCAATGAAATCAACAAAGTGGGAAGTAAAATAAGAGCTAATGCGTACCAGCGACGCGAGTCTACCTGCTGTACTGCTTGAGGATTAGTCATAGATATGGCAAAACGATCTTTCATGGTAGTTCCTCCAACTCTATAATGGTTATCTTTGATCTTTTCATTTCTCATCTCAACTTGATAACCATTATCATCTATAAAGGAAGGAGGCTCTACCTACGGAGGTATTTTCTATGCCTATAGAAGGAGCACAAATGCAAAATCCTCCAAACATGATGGACATGCTTGAAGGATTGGTTTCATTAAGATTTATTCGAAAATGTATCTGGGTTACGTATTTTCTTGATATATTCGCTAGGATTACAACCATAATACTTTCGAAAGGTTGTCGTAAAATTGCTGGCGTTGCTGTACCCAATTGAAAAGGCAGTCTCTCCAATGTTTAATTGTTCAACTTCCAAGTACCAGAGTGCTTTTTCCATTCTTTGCTTACGCACCATTTCAAAAATAGTCATTCCGAATAAATGGGGGAATCCCTTCTTTAGCTTGAATTCATTAAGCCCAACCTTTCGAGCCAGCGCTTGAATAGACAGGGGATGTTCAAAATGAAGAATGACGAATTCACGAGCCTTTTGGAGCTTGGATATATCTTCACGACTTATAAAATGGCTTGTCCCCCTTGTTTCATGTCCATCCATCTCCCCAAATAATGCAATAAAATCCATTGCCTTGCTTTCCATGTATAACCGTTTCATCGTCCCATTGTAGTTGCAATGTATCATGTCAAAAACACACTTATGCATGGCTGGCGTATCCGCATAAGAGTCAATATTTCCCTTGTAACGCTGCAGCCATGTTTCCATGCTATGCTTTTCTGCGATATCTCCGGCATAATGAAAAAGCTCTTGTGGAGAACATCGTATTTCCAGCATTTGATGGCGAACTCCTGCCTTCTTTTCCTCATAAACCAGTTCATCCTCTAAATATAAAACATTCCCGGTCAAGCGATTGGTATGACTTTCTTTGCCGTTCCATTCACAGTATATTTCACCGTTTAAGCAATAGCTGAGTTCAAAGAGAGGACAAGCCTCCTGAATATGAAGCTTCATATTCTGTTCAAAGGTGAGATCCGTGACTACGATTTCCATACCTGGGCGAATCTGTGTGCGTGTCATGCTTCCCTTGCCCATATGCGGGGGAAGCGTGAGTTGTTGCTCCCATTTTTTATGATGAATGCGACCATCCACAAGCTCCGTGAATTGGTCAAATAAATGATGAATGTCTGCACTCCATATATTCAAAGCCAATATCAGCCCTTCTTTCCTGTTCAGTCCTAACTATAGAATAACAAAAAAAGAGGACCCGAATCATCGGGTCCCAGCAACATTTATTATTCAAAAGGGGGTCATGTCTGTATTGTACCCGTCCTGTGTTAGAGTTGTTTTGCAGTTATATTTCATCTTTGTAACAAAATATTCCACTGCCATTTCTATGCATAATCCCCTTGGTTCATCGAAAATACCAATACACTCGGCACCTCTCCTGAGGGATCATAAGCACCAATTGTACGCAGCAGGCGCATCTTATTTTTAATAAGTACGCGCATGGAAGCCTGATTATCCTCTTGGCAACGACTTTCGATCCGCTTGAGCTTCAAAGATCCGAAACCAAAATTCAGCATTTCTCCCACCACTTCTGTAGCCAGCCCCTGTCCCCAAAAAGGACGATCCAGAATATAGCCCAGTTGTGCCTCACCCGTTCTTTCATTCCATTGTTGAAAAGAGACGATACCGAGCAACGGTGAGGAGGTAAGCTCATTGGATTCACCAAGGAGATTGCTTTCTCCTGTATTTCTCTGATGCCATTCCACCGCAAAATGCAGGGAATCTAGTGAATCAGCAGATATTTTAATTTGCGCAACCAGACGCCGCATTCGTGTATTGACTGGTTTGCGAATTCGATTCACATATTGGATCACCAATGGATCGGATAGAATCCGTTCCAGCGCGGGATAATCCTCCGTTCTTAGCTGGCGCAATCGGACTCGGCGGGCGTAAAGCTCCGGTAGCCCAAGACGAAGCATTTCTCTGGTCAGCACAATGTTCCCCCCTGCGGATGGATTGGCTTTTAGAAATGAATGTTTCCATACTTAATCCAGGTCCTGAATCCCGCGGTAAATTCCTGTGCGCAGCTCTCGAATATAATACGGCAAAGAAGGCACAGCAGCTTCCTCCGCTTGTTTTACCGCCAGTTCTATATCATAAGGTACACGTACAAAATGAATGGAGAAGGACGTAGGCTGCTCCTCTCCCATCTCACCCTCTAAAATGCAGTAGGAAGCCTGCGTAACATCCAACGGATTCCCGACACTGCCGACGTTAAAAAGGGTTTTTCCCTGAAAATGCTGGATAAAAGCATTGTGCACATCACCATATCCCACAACATCTGGAGCAAAAGCAACTTTTCCATTTTCTTCTGCTAACGGATCGAACATGGCAAGCCGTTTTTCCGGCTCATCCCATGGCTGCACACGGTGATATACACTTTGCGGCGAGGCATGCACCAGACGGATACGGCGTCCGCTCATTCTGAAATCATAATGAAACGGTAACTGTGCCAAATACTGCACTCGTTCTGCCCCCAAGCGTTCGGCTTGCCAGCTAAAATTGAGATCATCCGTAATACTAACCAGCTCATCCCAATTCCCCCGCACGACCACTTCACAACGTTGACGGACAGCATCCAGAACCTCGCACGGGCTAGGCCCTTTGCCGATCAGATCCCCCAAACAAAACACACGGCTAATGCCTCGGGAAGCAATATCCTCCAGCACCGCCTCACAGGCAGGCCAATTGCCATGAATATCTGAAATGACAGCAATACGATCCATCTGAACCTCACTCCTTTGTCCGAAACGACTACATCTCTACACTACATTCAAGCCATCTTTATGTAGTTCCAACATATATGATAAAGATGAAAAAAAGATCATGGCCTATTGGCCGGATTTTAGCGTAATGACACTAAGCTCTGGTCTGCACAGCACGCGAATCGGCAAATGTGTCATGCCAATGCCTCGGCTGACATACAGCGGCATTCTCTCTGTTCCCACATGAAATAACCCCTGGATGTACTTGCGTCCACCCGGAGGCGGCATTGGTGCTCCAATGACCGGCAAGCGTACCTGTCCTCCATGCGTATGCCCCGACAGTTGAAGATCAAAGGACATTTGCGCCGCTACATCTGCATAGTCCGGCTCATGCATCAGCAGCAGCTTGCACATCTCATCAGGTAGCCCGTGAATGGCACGCTGCGGATTGGGCTTGCCCATGATGTTATCCTCTAAACCGACCATGGCTACACGCTGTCCCGCAAGCTCTACAATCGCATGCTCGTTTCTCAGCAGCGTAAATCCGGTTTTCGGGTATAATTCCTGAACTCCGGCTGGTAAGCCTCTATAATCATGATTGCCCAGAATAGCAAATTTGCCAAGTGTGGCGTGCATCGAAGCCATAACTGGAACAGCAGCCTTCATGGATACTGCATAGTCATCTACAATATCGCCTGTAAAACAGAGCAAATCTGGCTTCAGACCTGCGATCCGGTCCGCAAGCTCGCGCAGATCCTGCTCATCCATATGAAAACCCAAGTGCACATCACTGAAATGTACGACCCTGATTCCGTCAAAAGCAGACGGAAGACGAGGGAGAGTCAAGTTGAAGCGTGTAATTTCCAAATGATTAGGCTCCCATAAGGAAGCATATCCTCCAGCCAGAAGCGCGGTTCCGGCTGTGGCTAAAGCCGCCTTTTTCAAAAAATGACGGCGCGAAGGATTGGCTGGTTCATTTGAAATGGAACGCCGCGAAGAACCGGGAGGGATAGCGGCCCCCTGATGCGGGCCATCCTGACTCTCGCGGCGGGTGTGCGGCGTCTTCTCCATATGCGTTCCCCCTTGCGATCTATTCCTTGATCTCACTTTTTAGAAATTCTTACTGTCCAGAAGCTTTAGCGATGGGTGGACAACCACTGCTCCGCATAGTCTACCAAATCACGTTGCCTCGCGAAAAAACATGAAGCCTCTCCAATGTTCACTCGCGTAAAAGCTGAGGGACAGTCCCGTTCAAAATCAAGTCCCAGCTTCTCAAAGTCATCTGAGGTAATATTAAAATCCTGAAAAGATACCCACGCTTTTGCTCCATCCACTATCATAGGAGCTTGATGCGTGATCACTTCTCGTCCATTATAGGCTGTTCGATATTCCGCCAAATGCAAGGACGTGTTGCTGTCATGTCCGCAGCCCAACAGCAGCACATAGGCATCTGCCTCATACAGCTTTGCCAAGGGCGAATGCTCACCCAGCCCATAGTTGAGCTGATGATCTGTCAGTAATCCCAAAGCAGCAGGTCCACGTGCCGCCAGAGAAACATGCGGATGCCCGCTGCGCTTGGTTCCCGGCAGGCCACGGAACGCTTCTACAATGATGCCCATCCCCCCGGTCAGCGTCCAGGCCGGATTATAAGCGGGCATTTCCTCGCGTACCAGTTCCCACCATGACTCATCCAGAGGCGGGTTCATCCAGGTCGAAGGATCAGTCAAGTCATGAGACTGTGTCGGCATCACCAGCGTCCCTTCCGGGCCAACCGCTTCGGTTAGCGCGGCAAGAATGGCCGAGGCTCCGCCTGGAACAAAGCGCCCAAAGCTGCGCATCGACGAGTGAACAAGCAATGTCATGCCGCTCCGAACTCCCAGCTCCTTTAATCCCTTCATGACATCCGACCTAGTGACAGGTCGATTCGTTATCGGTTGCACAGTCACCTGTCCAGCCTCCTTTTCTCCAAAAACGATACACAATACCATAATTATACCATAACTGCTATCCGCGCTCCTTCCTCCATGTTACCCTCCATCTTTTCTGAGCGCAAAAAAACAGGCTTTCTCCAGTTTGAGAAAAAGCCTGTTTGGGCAAACCTATTCGCTGTCTAGTGCTATACAGTCAGCCAGCGCTTGAACATATGCTTGGTCGTTTCCTTATTCATTTCGGCAATAGAAGTTGTCAACGGAATGCCTTTCGGGCAAGAACGTACGCAGTTTTGCGAGTTCCCGCATCCTTCCAGCCCATCGTCCGTCATCAACGCCTCCAGCCGCTCTTCTTGATTCATTTCCCCTGTCGGATGGCTGTTAAACAGGCGAACCTGAGATATCGCCGCAGGTCCGATGAACGTCGTCTTCTCGTTGACGTTCGGGCAAGCTTCCAGACAGACACCGCAGGTCATGCACTTGGACAGCTCATACGCCCACTGACGCTTTTTCTCTGCCATTCTAGGACCAGGGCCCAGATCGTAGGTACCGTCAATCGGAATCCACGCTTTGACCTTCTTGAGCGCGTTAAACATCCGGCTACGGTCGATGACCAAATCCCGAACTACCGGAAACGTGCTCATCGGCGCGATCGTAATCGGCTGCTCCAGCTTATCGACGAGCGCTGCACAAGCCTGACGCGGCTTGCCGTTAATCACCATGGAGCATGCTCCGCATACTTCCTCCAGGCAATTCGACTCCCAGCATACCGGGGCCGTCTCTTTACCGTGGCTGTCCACCGGGTTACGCTGAATTTCCATCAGCGCGCTAATCACATTCATCCCCGGACGATAAGCCAATTCAAATTCTTCCGTATAGGGACTGGCTTTAGGATCAGCTTGACGGGTCACAACGAACTTCACTGTTTTATTCGACTTCACTGCTTGCTCCGACATCTAAATACACTCCCTTCCGTTATTTGTTCTTGGAATAATCCCGAATACGCGGCTTGATCAGCGAAACATCCACCGCTTCATACGAGATTTGTGGTCCTTCCGGTGTCCAGTCCGCAATCGTTGTTTTCAGGAAATCCTCATCGTTGCGATCCGGAAAGTCTGGTTTGTAATGGGCCCCGCGGCTTTCGTTGCGCAGTAGCGCACCTTTGGTCATCGCTTCAGCCAGCTCCATCATATTCCACAGTTGCCGTGTAAACGCCGCACCCGCATTGTTCCAGCGCGAAGCGTCATTAATGTTAATGTTAGAGTAACGCTCCTTCAGCTCCTTGATCTTGTGGATCGTGGCTTCCAGCTTGTCATTATAACGAACCACAGTCATGTTGTTCGTCATCCACTCACCCAGCTCTTTATGAAGAACATAAGCATTTTCTTTTCCGTCCATATGCAAAATACGCTCATATTTCTCCGTCTGCTGATGAACTGCTGCATCAAATACGGAGGTAGCTATATCCTGTGCAGATTTTTTCAAGCCCTTGATGTATTCCACAGCCTTAGGTCCAGCCACCATCCCGCCGTAAATGGCTGACAGCAACGAGTTCGCACCCAAACGGTTCGCACCGTGATATTGGAATTCACACTCACCAGCCGCGAACAAGCCCGGTATATTCGTCATCTGATTGTAATCGACCCACATACCGCCCATTGAATAATGAACAGCCGGGAATATTTTCATCGGGATTTTGCGCGGATCGTCACCGACGAATTTTTCATAAATTTCAATAATGCCGCCCAGCTTTACATCCAGTTCTTTCGGGTCCTTGTGTGACAGATCAAGGTAGACCATGTTCTCGCCATTAATACCCAGTCCATCATCAACGCATACACTGAATATTTCACGTGTCGCAATATCGCGAGGGACCAGATTTCCGTAAGCCGGATACTTTTCTTCGAGGAAATACCATGGCTTACCGTCCTTATACGTCCAAATACGACCGCCCTCTCCCCGTGCCGACTCGGACATGAGACGCAGCTTGTCATCACCTGGTATAGCCGTCGGATGAATCTGGATAAACTCACCGTTCGCATAGCGTACGCCTTGCTGATACACCGCACCGGCAGCCGTGCCCGTATTAATGACGGAATTCGTGGTTTTACCGAAAATAATCCCGGGGCCACCAGACGCCAAAATAACTGCATCCGCCGCAAAAGTCTTCACTTCCATCGTACGCAAATCCTGCCCGCAAATCCCTCGACAGATGCCTTCATCATCCAGTACAGCCTGTAAAAACTCCCAGTTCTCGTACTTGGTCACCAAACCCGCAGATTCCCAGCGCCGTACCTGCTCATCGAGAGCGTACAGAAGCTGCTGTCCTGTCGTCGCACCGGCAAAAGCGGTCCTATGATGCTGGGTACCGCCGAAGCGGCGGAAGTCCAGCAGTCCTTCCGGTGTCCGGTTAAACATGACGCCCATGCGGTCCATGAGATGAATGATCCCCGGAGCCGCTTCGCACATCGCTTTTACCGGAGGCTGGTTGGCCAGAAAGTCCCCGCCATAGACTGAATCATCAAAGTGAATCCAGGGTGAGTCTCCCTCACCCTTGGTATTTACCGCACCGTTGATGCCGCCTTGAGCACAAACGGAGTGGGACCTTTTGACCGGAACCAAAGAAAATAAATGAACGTGAACTCCCGCCTCTGCCGCCTTGATCGTAGCCATTAGACCTGCCAGACCGCCGCCCACGACAATAATGTTGGATGCTGCCATTTCTGCTCACTCCTTTTTTTAGGATTTTAACCAAATCCCCTTTTACGTTTGAAAATAGAATCTCAACACGATGTATAATTGATATGAGTCGTTTATAGTAGCTGTTTAAAAGCGCCGCATTGCACCAAGGCAGTTGCCGTTTCCTGAAATTCCGCACTGCGGAATGCAAGCAGGGAAGCGATGAAGCCGATAGACACCACCACGAACAGGGTCATACAGATATAAGAAGATACTTTTTGCGCACGTGGTCCCACGGTAATCCCCCAACTGACCATAAATGCCCACAGTCCGTTAGCAAAGTGAAAGGATGCCGAAACGACACTGATTAAATACAAAATGAAATAAACCGGGTTCGTCACGATGCCATGCATGACTCCGCCTAGCTCCTCATGGGTTACATTACCCAGAGCCACCTGAAAGCGCGTGTCGTATACGTGCCAGATAATAAATACAAACGTAATGACGCCGGAAATACGCTGGAACAGAAAGCGCCAGTTACGTGAATAGCCGAATCTTTTGACATTCGGGTCAGCCTGATAAGCAATATACAAGCCATAAATTCCGTGGAACAGTAATGGCAAGTAGATGAATAACGTTTCTAGCACAATAACCAGTGGCAAACCATTCAGGAAGGCCACGCTGCGATTAAATCCTTCCTTGCCGCCCTCCACCGCTGTGAAGTTCGTCACCAAATGCTCAACAAAAAATAGAGCCAGCGGAATGACGCCAAGAAGCGAATGCAGCTTTCTGGAATAAAATCCTCTCATCTAGGTCATGCTCCCTTCTCCCAATAATAGCGTTTTCAATAGTAATATAACATATAAATTGACAGTTTCCGACAGGAAATGTCCAACAAGGTGTCCCTTATAAGGAAAAACAAAAGTGTGAACATCTTGTGTCGCTTTCATGTTACTCCTTTTCGGCTTATAATGGAATTGCAATATACGTATTAATTATTATGTCTTTTTTGCATATAGAGAGGAAGTGGATGATTTGTTTGAGGATTTGAACGCTTTTGCCGTGATTGTCGAGCAGTCCAGCCTGAATAAAGCCTCCAAACTGCTGAATCTGTCCCAACCTGCCCTGTCTCGCAAAATTGCGAAGCTGGAGGAAGAGCTGGGTGTGAATCTCTTTGATCGTCGGGGCAAACG
This window contains:
- a CDS encoding NAD-dependent epimerase/dehydratase family protein; protein product: MKKILVLGGTRFFGRRLVERLLESSENSVTILTRGQASDSFGDRVKRIYADRTDRQALAEAVGEQVWDVVYDNICFSPDEASEACRIFDAKAKRYIVTSSLSVYDSSPEVLTESIFDPQAYPVRKGGKDDFTYQEAKRQAEAVFMQQATFPVVAVRFPIVLGTDDYTKRLHFHIEHVREGIEIGVPNSAAQISFIRSDEAADFLFWLGHTPLTGPVNACSDGTVRIGELISIIEQVTGKQAVMKEKTADEHMSPFGITQSWYMDTSKAQSEGYSFLSLHEWLPELVTSLNRSYKS
- a CDS encoding MFS transporter; this translates as MKDRFAISMTNPQAVQQVDSRRWYALALILLPTLLISLNTYMMQVALPMMQADLHASFSEAQLIFTGYSLGLAVALILGGKLGDMYGRRRMLCIGVLGFTLMALLGGIVSHPMLIIMIRVLQGISAAMIQPQVLSIMQSSFLPREKGLVFAIYGAIIGVGFTLGLILGGFLVDWNLFGLGWRIIFFFNVPFGLLVLLFCPIISESYGRSVPNMDWAGAFLLLLGLLLFVYPLTTGQKQGWASWTWGCLLLSILVLVAFIVTQMGKEKKGGSPFIRLSIFRKRSFGAGILTVIVIYLSMFSFFFILNYYVQSGLKYNVRSTSMVFLPLGVGFFLTSLWSSRLVKRWGSKVLKSGMLIMGICSFLLIGSLHLDAFHLFHIQIIMILGVYGLGLGMATTPLAHVVLGAVSAKEAGTGSGLFTTFMYLANSLGVALIGFLFSSSLHHTLSEAKLSDYIRAFSISVAASGLLALAGLICISVCYKNET
- a CDS encoding helix-turn-helix transcriptional regulator, whose translation is MALNIWSADIHHLFDQFTELVDGRIHHKKWEQQLTLPPHMGKGSMTRTQIRPGMEIVVTDLTFEQNMKLHIQEACPLFELSYCLNGEIYCEWNGKESHTNRLTGNVLYLEDELVYEEKKAGVRHQMLEIRCSPQELFHYAGDIAEKHSMETWLQRYKGNIDSYADTPAMHKCVFDMIHCNYNGTMKRLYMESKAMDFIALFGEMDGHETRGTSHFISREDISKLQKAREFVILHFEHPLSIQALARKVGLNEFKLKKGFPHLFGMTIFEMVRKQRMEKALWYLEVEQLNIGETAFSIGYSNASNFTTTFRKYYGCNPSEYIKKIRNPDTFSNKS
- a CDS encoding GNAT family N-acetyltransferase, yielding MLTREMLRLGLPELYARRVRLRQLRTEDYPALERILSDPLVIQYVNRIRKPVNTRMRRLVAQIKISADSLDSLHFAVEWHQRNTGESNLLGESNELTSSPLLGIVSFQQWNERTGEAQLGYILDRPFWGQGLATEVVGEMLNFGFGSLKLKRIESRCQEDNQASMRVLIKNKMRLLRTIGAYDPSGEVPSVLVFSMNQGDYA
- a CDS encoding metallophosphoesterase family protein, translated to MDRIAVISDIHGNWPACEAVLEDIASRGISRVFCLGDLIGKGPSPCEVLDAVRQRCEVVVRGNWDELVSITDDLNFSWQAERLGAERVQYLAQLPFHYDFRMSGRRIRLVHASPQSVYHRVQPWDEPEKRLAMFDPLAEENGKVAFAPDVVGYGDVHNAFIQHFQGKTLFNVGSVGNPLDVTQASYCILEGEMGEEQPTSFSIHFVRVPYDIELAVKQAEEAAVPSLPYYIRELRTGIYRGIQDLD
- a CDS encoding metallophosphoesterase translates to MEKTPHTRRESQDGPHQGAAIPPGSSRRSISNEPANPSRRHFLKKAALATAGTALLAGGYASLWEPNHLEITRFNLTLPRLPSAFDGIRVVHFSDVHLGFHMDEQDLRELADRIAGLKPDLLCFTGDIVDDYAVSMKAAVPVMASMHATLGKFAILGNHDYRGLPAGVQELYPKTGFTLLRNEHAIVELAGQRVAMVGLEDNIMGKPNPQRAIHGLPDEMCKLLLMHEPDYADVAAQMSFDLQLSGHTHGGQVRLPVIGAPMPPPGGRKYIQGLFHVGTERMPLYVSRGIGMTHLPIRVLCRPELSVITLKSGQ
- a CDS encoding aminoglycoside N(3)-acetyltransferase; this translates as MTVQPITNRPVTRSDVMKGLKELGVRSGMTLLVHSSMRSFGRFVPGGASAILAALTEAVGPEGTLVMPTQSHDLTDPSTWMNPPLDESWWELVREEMPAYNPAWTLTGGMGIIVEAFRGLPGTKRSGHPHVSLAARGPAALGLLTDHQLNYGLGEHSPLAKLYEADAYVLLLGCGHDSNTSLHLAEYRTAYNGREVITHQAPMIVDGAKAWVSFQDFNITSDDFEKLGLDFERDCPSAFTRVNIGEASCFFARQRDLVDYAEQWLSTHR
- the sdhB gene encoding succinate dehydrogenase iron-sulfur subunit — translated: MSEQAVKSNKTVKFVVTRQADPKASPYTEEFELAYRPGMNVISALMEIQRNPVDSHGKETAPVCWESNCLEEVCGACSMVINGKPRQACAALVDKLEQPITIAPMSTFPVVRDLVIDRSRMFNALKKVKAWIPIDGTYDLGPGPRMAEKKRQWAYELSKCMTCGVCLEACPNVNEKTTFIGPAAISQVRLFNSHPTGEMNQEERLEALMTDDGLEGCGNSQNCVRSCPKGIPLTTSIAEMNKETTKHMFKRWLTV
- the sdhA gene encoding succinate dehydrogenase flavoprotein subunit; translation: MAASNIIVVGGGLAGLMATIKAAEAGVHVHLFSLVPVKRSHSVCAQGGINGAVNTKGEGDSPWIHFDDSVYGGDFLANQPPVKAMCEAAPGIIHLMDRMGVMFNRTPEGLLDFRRFGGTQHHRTAFAGATTGQQLLYALDEQVRRWESAGLVTKYENWEFLQAVLDDEGICRGICGQDLRTMEVKTFAADAVILASGGPGIIFGKTTNSVINTGTAAGAVYQQGVRYANGEFIQIHPTAIPGDDKLRLMSESARGEGGRIWTYKDGKPWYFLEEKYPAYGNLVPRDIATREIFSVCVDDGLGINGENMVYLDLSHKDPKELDVKLGGIIEIYEKFVGDDPRKIPMKIFPAVHYSMGGMWVDYNQMTNIPGLFAAGECEFQYHGANRLGANSLLSAIYGGMVAGPKAVEYIKGLKKSAQDIATSVFDAAVHQQTEKYERILHMDGKENAYVLHKELGEWMTNNMTVVRYNDKLEATIHKIKELKERYSNININDASRWNNAGAAFTRQLWNMMELAEAMTKGALLRNESRGAHYKPDFPDRNDEDFLKTTIADWTPEGPQISYEAVDVSLIKPRIRDYSKNK
- a CDS encoding succinate dehydrogenase cytochrome b558 subunit, with the translated sequence MRGFYSRKLHSLLGVIPLALFFVEHLVTNFTAVEGGKEGFNRSVAFLNGLPLVIVLETLFIYLPLLFHGIYGLYIAYQADPNVKRFGYSRNWRFLFQRISGVITFVFIIWHVYDTRFQVALGNVTHEELGGVMHGIVTNPVYFILYLISVVSASFHFANGLWAFMVSWGITVGPRAQKVSSYICMTLFVVVSIGFIASLLAFRSAEFQETATALVQCGAFKQLL